From the genome of Duffyella gerundensis, one region includes:
- the uxaC gene encoding glucuronate isomerase yields the protein MSRFMSEDFLLDSEYARRLYHDYAADQPIFDYHCHLPPQQIAENYRFNNLYDIWLKGDHYKWRAMRANGVAEAYCTGNASDREKFDAWARTVPHTIGNPLYHWTHLELRRPFGITGKLLSEKTADAIWDECNALLAQDNFTARGIMQQMKVKMVGTTDDPIDDLQHHHALAQDKTFDVKVLPSWRPDKAFNIEAETFVSYIGKLAETADVAIQRFDDLRRALSVRLDHFAAHGCKVSDHALDVVLFAEADDAQLDAILARRLNGSVPEAHEIAQFKTAVLVWLGSEYARRGWVQQYHIGALRNTNQRQFGLLGPDVGFDSINDRPLAEPLSRLLDAQNRQNALPKTILYCLNPRDNEVLATMAGNFQGEGEPGKMQFGSAWWFNDQLDGMERQMTQLAQIGLLSRFVGMLTDSRSFLSYTRHEYFRRLLCQMIGRWVERGEAPDDIALLGSMVQNICFNNARDYFGIELGE from the coding sequence ATGTCACGTTTTATGAGCGAAGATTTCTTACTGGATAGCGAGTATGCCCGGCGGCTTTATCACGACTACGCCGCCGATCAGCCGATCTTCGATTACCACTGCCATCTGCCGCCACAGCAGATCGCCGAAAATTACCGCTTCAACAACCTGTACGACATCTGGCTGAAAGGCGATCACTACAAATGGCGAGCGATGCGCGCCAACGGCGTGGCAGAAGCCTACTGCACCGGCAACGCCAGCGATCGCGAGAAATTTGATGCCTGGGCGCGCACCGTGCCGCATACCATCGGTAACCCGCTTTATCACTGGACGCACCTTGAACTGCGCCGGCCGTTTGGCATTACCGGTAAGCTGCTGTCGGAAAAAACCGCGGATGCGATCTGGGATGAGTGTAATGCGTTGCTGGCGCAGGATAACTTCACCGCGCGCGGCATCATGCAGCAGATGAAGGTGAAAATGGTCGGTACCACTGACGATCCCATCGACGATTTGCAGCACCATCACGCGCTGGCGCAGGATAAAACCTTCGACGTCAAAGTGCTGCCGAGCTGGCGCCCCGATAAAGCCTTCAATATCGAAGCAGAAACCTTTGTCAGTTACATCGGCAAGCTGGCAGAAACCGCGGATGTGGCCATTCAGCGGTTTGACGATCTGCGCCGCGCGTTGAGCGTGCGTCTTGACCATTTTGCCGCCCATGGCTGTAAGGTCTCCGATCACGCGTTAGACGTCGTGCTGTTTGCCGAAGCCGATGACGCGCAGCTGGATGCCATTCTCGCCCGTCGCCTGAACGGCTCGGTGCCGGAGGCGCATGAAATTGCCCAGTTTAAAACGGCGGTACTGGTCTGGCTGGGCAGCGAATATGCGCGCCGCGGCTGGGTGCAGCAGTATCACATCGGCGCGCTGCGTAACACCAACCAGCGGCAGTTTGGCCTGTTAGGCCCCGACGTGGGCTTTGACTCCATCAACGATCGCCCGCTGGCGGAGCCGCTGTCGCGCCTGCTGGATGCGCAAAACCGCCAGAACGCGCTGCCGAAAACCATTCTTTACTGCCTGAACCCGCGCGATAACGAAGTGCTGGCCACCATGGCCGGTAACTTTCAGGGCGAAGGCGAGCCGGGAAAAATGCAGTTTGGTTCCGCCTGGTGGTTCAACGATCAGCTCGATGGCATGGAGCGGCAGATGACGCAGCTGGCGCAGATTGGCCTGCTCAGCCGCTTTGTTGGCATGCTCACCGACAGCCGCAGTTTTCTCTCCTATACGCGACACGAATATTTCCGTCGTCTGCTCTGCCAAATGATTGGACGCTGGGTGGAACGCGGCGAGGCGCCGGACGATATCGCGCTGTTGGGCAGCATGGTGCAGAACATCTGCTTCAATAATGCCCGCGATTATTTTGGCATTGAGCTCGGAGAGTAA
- a CDS encoding DedA family protein: MDILKALLHALWQQDFETLADPHLVWAIYGVLFMILFLENGLLPAAFLPGDSLLILVGVLIAKGTMNFPLTLFILTTAASLGCWVSYIQGRWLGNTPTVQKWLSHLPAQYHQRAHSLFHRHGLSALLMGRFIAFVRTLLPTIAGLSGLSNARFQFFNWVSAFLWVLILTVLGFALGKTPIFRRYEDELMFCLMLLPLVLLVVGLVGSLVVLWRKKYGTRNEKGNS; encoded by the coding sequence ATGGATATTTTAAAAGCATTGCTGCATGCGCTCTGGCAGCAGGATTTTGAGACCCTGGCTGACCCTCATCTGGTCTGGGCCATCTATGGCGTGCTGTTTATGATCCTGTTCCTTGAGAACGGATTGTTGCCCGCCGCGTTTTTACCTGGCGACAGCCTGCTGATTCTGGTGGGCGTACTGATCGCCAAAGGCACGATGAATTTTCCCCTTACCCTGTTTATCCTCACTACCGCCGCCAGTCTTGGCTGCTGGGTCAGTTATATACAAGGGCGATGGCTCGGCAACACGCCGACGGTGCAAAAATGGTTATCCCATCTGCCCGCACAATATCATCAGCGGGCACACAGCCTGTTTCATCGTCATGGCCTTTCGGCGCTGTTAATGGGCCGTTTTATCGCCTTTGTCCGCACCTTATTACCCACCATTGCTGGCCTTTCCGGCCTGAGCAACGCGCGTTTTCAGTTCTTTAACTGGGTTAGCGCCTTCCTTTGGGTGCTGATTTTAACCGTTTTAGGCTTCGCGCTGGGCAAAACGCCTATTTTTCGTCGTTACGAAGATGAGCTGATGTTTTGCCTGATGCTGCTGCCGCTGGTGTTGTTGGTGGTGGGACTGGTGGGCTCTCTGGTCGTTCTGTGGCGCAAAAAGTATGGAACGCGCAATGAGAAAGGAAATTCCTGA
- the sstT gene encoding serine/threonine transporter SstT, with protein MNKKESGLARRLMTMSLVQQIVIGLIAGIILAGVSRDAALAVGLLGELFVNALKAVAPLLVLVLVISSIANHQQGQKSNIKPIIMLYLLSTFFAAVIAVTFSHLIPQTLILSVEKSTITPPSGITEVLRGLLMSMVANPITALMNANYIGILVWAIGLGLAFRHSRDSTRAFLNDASDAATWLVRCVIRCAPIGIFGLVASVLASSGFGALWQYAHLLTLLLGCMIFMALVINPLLVFSKIRRNPYPLVFTCLRESGVTAFFTRSSAANIPVNMALAKRLGLDEDTYSVSIPLGATISMAGASITITVLTLAAVNTLGIAIDVPTAILLSLVASLCACGASGVAGGSLLLIPVACNMFGIPNDVAMQVVAVGFVIGVLQDSAETALNSSTDILFTAAVCQADAERA; from the coding sequence ATGAATAAAAAGGAATCCGGACTGGCTCGTCGCCTGATGACAATGAGCCTGGTTCAACAAATCGTTATTGGCCTGATCGCCGGTATCATTCTGGCGGGCGTGTCGCGTGACGCGGCGCTGGCAGTGGGCCTACTGGGCGAACTGTTTGTTAACGCGCTGAAAGCGGTGGCGCCGCTGCTGGTATTAGTGCTGGTGATCTCATCGATTGCCAACCATCAGCAGGGACAGAAAAGCAACATTAAGCCGATTATCATGCTCTATCTGCTCAGCACCTTTTTCGCCGCGGTGATTGCGGTGACCTTCAGCCATCTGATTCCGCAAACGCTGATTCTGTCGGTGGAAAAAAGCACCATTACGCCGCCTTCAGGGATTACCGAAGTGCTGCGCGGTCTGCTGATGAGCATGGTAGCGAACCCGATTACCGCCCTGATGAACGCTAACTACATCGGTATTCTGGTTTGGGCGATTGGTCTGGGACTGGCGTTTCGCCACAGCCGCGACAGCACCCGCGCCTTTCTGAACGACGCCTCCGATGCCGCCACCTGGCTGGTGCGCTGTGTGATTCGCTGTGCGCCGATCGGTATTTTTGGTCTGGTGGCCTCGGTGCTCGCCTCATCAGGTTTTGGCGCGCTATGGCAATATGCCCACCTGCTGACGCTGCTGCTCGGCTGCATGATTTTCATGGCGCTGGTGATTAACCCGCTGCTGGTGTTCAGCAAAATTCGCCGTAACCCTTATCCGCTGGTGTTTACCTGCCTGCGTGAAAGCGGCGTCACCGCCTTTTTTACCCGCAGTTCTGCCGCCAATATTCCGGTGAACATGGCGCTGGCGAAACGCTTAGGCCTGGATGAGGATACCTATTCGGTGTCGATTCCGCTGGGCGCGACCATCAGCATGGCGGGTGCGTCAATCACCATTACCGTGCTAACGCTGGCGGCGGTCAATACGCTGGGTATCGCTATCGACGTGCCAACTGCGATTCTGCTGAGCCTGGTGGCATCACTGTGCGCTTGCGGTGCATCCGGCGTGGCGGGGGGGTCGCTGCTGCTGATCCCGGTGGCCTGCAACATGTTTGGCATTCCCAACGATGTGGCGATGCAGGTGGTTGCAGTGGGCTTTGTGATTGGCGTGCTGCAGGATTCCGCGGAAACCGCGTTAAACTCCTCCACGGATATTCTGTTTACCGCCGCCGTCTGCCAGGCGGACGCGGAACGCGCATAA
- a CDS encoding TerC family protein produces MNSVGTPLLWGSFAVVVIIMLAIDLLLQGRRGAQTMTFKQAAVWSLIWVSVSLLFSAVFWWYLDGSAGREIANTQTLAFLTGYVLEKSLAVDNVFVWLMLFSYFSVPANLQRRVLIYGVLGAIVLRTIMIFAGSWLVTQFSWILYIFGAFLLFTGVKMAMAHNEDASAVGDKPVVRWLRSHLRMTDTLEGEKFFTRRNGVLFATPLLLVLIMVELSDVIFAVDSIPAIFAVTTDPFIVLTSNLFAILGLRAMYFLLANVAERFSMLKYGLALVLIFIGIKMLIVEFYHIPIAVSLGVVGGILAVTLLINAWVNRKNDRKGLTK; encoded by the coding sequence ATGAACTCAGTCGGCACACCCCTGTTGTGGGGCAGTTTTGCTGTCGTCGTCATCATCATGCTGGCGATTGACCTTCTTTTGCAGGGACGGCGCGGTGCCCAGACCATGACCTTTAAACAGGCAGCGGTGTGGTCACTGATTTGGGTTTCCGTTTCTCTGCTGTTCAGTGCGGTTTTCTGGTGGTATCTCGACGGCTCTGCTGGTCGCGAAATCGCCAATACGCAAACCCTCGCCTTCCTTACCGGTTACGTGCTGGAAAAATCACTTGCCGTTGATAACGTCTTCGTCTGGCTGATGCTGTTCAGCTACTTTAGCGTGCCGGCCAATCTGCAGCGCCGTGTGCTGATTTACGGCGTGCTGGGCGCTATCGTGCTGCGCACCATCATGATCTTCGCGGGCAGCTGGCTGGTTACGCAGTTCAGCTGGATCCTCTACATCTTCGGCGCGTTCCTGCTGTTTACCGGCGTGAAAATGGCGATGGCGCACAATGAAGATGCCTCTGCCGTCGGTGATAAACCGGTGGTGCGCTGGCTGCGCAGCCACCTGCGCATGACTGACACGCTGGAAGGTGAAAAATTCTTTACCCGTCGCAACGGCGTGCTGTTTGCCACCCCGCTGCTGCTGGTACTGATCATGGTGGAACTGAGCGACGTTATTTTTGCCGTCGACAGCATTCCCGCTATTTTCGCCGTCACCACCGATCCCTTTATCGTGCTGACCTCGAACCTGTTCGCCATTCTCGGCCTGCGCGCCATGTACTTCCTGCTCGCTAACGTGGCAGAACGCTTCTCAATGCTGAAGTATGGCCTGGCGCTGGTGCTGATTTTTATCGGTATCAAGATGCTGATCGTCGAGTTCTATCACATCCCGATAGCGGTTTCGCTGGGCGTGGTAGGCGGTATTCTGGCGGTAACATTGCTGATCAATGCCTGGGTAAACCGTAAAAATGACCGTAAAGGGTTAACCAAATAA
- a CDS encoding UxaA family hydrolase has translation MQQVIQISPRDNVAVALCDLDSGTALTLDDHTLTLPQAVARGHKFALTPIATDALVIKYGLPIAHATQPIAAGEIIHSSNARTNLSDLDEYQYQPDFVTLPPQAGDRDVQLYRRQNGEVGIRNELWILPTVGCVNGIARQILQRFLKETHDAEGIDGVYLFSHPFGCSQLGQDHENTRTMLQNMVRHPNAGAVLVIGLGCENNQVDVFQQTLGEYDSERVSFMICQQQDDEVEAGLEQLHRLYAAMRNDRREAGKLSELKFGLECGGSDGLSGITANPLLGRFSDQMIANGGTTVLTEVPEMFGAERILMSRCRDEATFEKTVAMINDFKRYFIAHEQPIYENPSPGNKAGGITTLEEKSLGCTQKAGQSQVVDVLKYGERLKQHGLNLLSAPGNDAVATSALAGAGCHMVLFSTGRGTPYGGFVPTVKIATNSPLAEKKPHWIDFDAGRLINGLSMEAMLEDFVDTIVAIANGEPAKNEINDFRELAIFKSGVTL, from the coding sequence ATGCAACAAGTTATCCAAATTAGCCCGCGCGATAATGTCGCCGTTGCGCTCTGCGATCTCGATTCAGGCACAGCGCTTACGCTCGACGACCACACGCTGACCCTGCCGCAGGCGGTGGCGCGTGGGCATAAGTTTGCGCTCACGCCGATCGCCACCGATGCGCTGGTAATCAAATATGGCCTGCCGATTGCGCACGCAACGCAGCCGATTGCCGCCGGTGAAATCATTCATTCCAGCAATGCGCGCACCAACCTCAGCGATCTTGATGAGTATCAGTATCAGCCGGACTTCGTGACGCTGCCACCGCAGGCGGGGGATCGCGACGTGCAGCTCTATCGTCGCCAGAACGGTGAAGTCGGCATTCGCAACGAGCTGTGGATTTTACCCACCGTTGGCTGCGTGAACGGCATCGCCCGGCAAATCCTGCAGCGGTTTCTGAAAGAGACCCACGACGCCGAAGGCATTGATGGCGTTTATCTGTTCAGTCATCCGTTTGGCTGCTCTCAGCTCGGCCAGGATCATGAAAACACCCGTACCATGCTGCAAAATATGGTGCGACATCCGAATGCTGGCGCGGTGTTGGTGATTGGCCTGGGGTGCGAAAATAATCAGGTCGATGTGTTTCAACAAACGCTCGGCGAGTATGACAGCGAGCGCGTCAGCTTTATGATCTGCCAGCAGCAGGATGATGAAGTGGAAGCGGGGCTGGAACAGCTGCATCGCCTGTATGCGGCAATGCGTAATGACCGTCGCGAAGCGGGCAAGCTCAGCGAACTGAAGTTTGGCCTTGAGTGCGGCGGCTCCGATGGCCTCTCGGGTATTACGGCCAATCCACTGCTCGGTCGTTTCTCCGATCAGATGATCGCCAATGGCGGCACCACCGTGCTGACCGAAGTGCCGGAAATGTTTGGCGCCGAACGTATTCTGATGAGCCGCTGTCGCGATGAGGCGACCTTTGAAAAAACCGTGGCAATGATTAACGATTTCAAACGCTACTTCATTGCCCATGAGCAGCCTATCTATGAAAACCCGTCGCCGGGCAACAAAGCAGGCGGCATTACCACGCTGGAAGAGAAGTCGCTGGGCTGCACGCAGAAAGCGGGGCAGAGCCAGGTGGTGGACGTGCTGAAATATGGCGAGCGATTAAAACAGCACGGGCTGAATTTGCTCAGTGCGCCCGGTAATGATGCGGTGGCGACCAGCGCGCTGGCGGGCGCGGGCTGCCATATGGTGCTGTTCAGCACCGGTCGCGGCACGCCCTATGGCGGCTTTGTGCCGACAGTAAAAATTGCCACCAACTCACCGCTGGCGGAGAAAAAGCCGCACTGGATCGATTTTGATGCTGGTCGTTTGATTAACGGTCTGAGCATGGAGGCGATGCTGGAGGATTTTGTCGATACCATCGTGGCGATTGCCAATGGTGAACCGGCTAAAAACGAAATCAATGATTTCCGTGAGCTGGCAATTTTTAAAAGCGGCGTGACGCTGTAA
- a CDS encoding DUF883 family protein: MSKDTTSEHLRAELKNLADTLEEVLSSSTDKSKTELDKLRTKARAALEDSRQRLGDSGEKLVQTTREAAGRADEYVQDNPWHGVGIGAALGVALGILIARR, from the coding sequence ATGTCTAAAGATACTACTTCAGAACATTTGCGCGCTGAGTTGAAAAACCTGGCCGACACGCTGGAAGAAGTGCTGAGCAGCTCAACGGATAAATCAAAAACTGAACTGGATAAGCTGCGCACCAAAGCACGTGCGGCGCTGGAAGATTCACGTCAGCGTCTGGGCGATTCCGGTGAGAAACTGGTTCAGACCACGCGTGAAGCTGCCGGTCGTGCAGACGAATATGTACAAGATAACCCGTGGCACGGTGTCGGCATTGGTGCCGCGCTGGGTGTCGCACTGGGTATCCTGATCGCGCGTCGCTGA
- a CDS encoding tagaturonate reductase, translating to MNRLNRNDFPGRQHRDRIIQFGEGNFLRAFIDWQIDVLNEQHDLDAGIVVVRPRNRAGERTLNEQDGLYTTLIRGLDERGEVVNTSRLIRSVKREIQPFTQYAAFIALAQDPNMRFVFSNTTEAGIAFAEQDTLDDRPASSFPGKLTQLLWARFQHFAGDAARGWIVLPCELIDDNGTTLRELVLRYATQWQLPEAFSAWVREHNIFCNTLVDRIVTGYPQDAATLEQQLGYQDRYLVAGEVYYQFVIQGPQQVADELKLAHLAPSVRLVSDIKPWKEQKVAILNGAHTALVPVAFLAGLDHVGEAMADAEIAGFVDRTLREEIIPTLNLPENELHAFADAVQRRFRNPFIQHALLAIALNGMTKFRTRLLPQLLASHQQHGIWPVRLTFALAALIAFYRGQRNSEHYPLQDDEIWLTRFAQWWPEYGDDLPALVAQVLSQSAHWGSDLSQMPGLTEAVSEHLQAIVTQGMRAAVAQLR from the coding sequence ATGAACAGGCTGAATCGTAACGATTTTCCGGGCCGCCAGCACAGGGATCGCATTATCCAGTTCGGTGAGGGCAATTTTTTGCGCGCCTTTATCGACTGGCAGATCGACGTGCTCAATGAGCAGCACGATCTGGATGCGGGCATTGTGGTGGTCAGGCCGCGCAACCGGGCGGGCGAACGTACGCTGAATGAGCAGGATGGCCTGTATACCACGCTGATCCGCGGCCTTGATGAGCGCGGTGAGGTGGTGAATACCTCGCGCCTGATTCGCTCGGTGAAGCGGGAGATTCAGCCGTTCACGCAGTACGCGGCCTTTATCGCGCTGGCGCAGGATCCCAATATGCGTTTTGTGTTCTCCAACACCACGGAAGCAGGCATCGCCTTTGCTGAGCAGGATACGCTTGATGACCGTCCCGCCAGCAGCTTTCCTGGCAAGCTGACGCAGCTGCTGTGGGCGCGTTTCCAGCATTTTGCTGGCGATGCTGCTCGCGGCTGGATCGTTTTGCCCTGTGAACTGATTGACGACAATGGCACCACGCTACGTGAGCTGGTGCTGCGTTACGCAACGCAATGGCAATTGCCAGAGGCGTTCAGCGCGTGGGTCAGGGAGCACAATATTTTCTGCAACACGCTGGTGGATCGCATCGTCACCGGTTATCCGCAGGATGCTGCAACGCTCGAACAGCAGCTGGGCTATCAGGATCGCTATCTGGTGGCGGGTGAAGTCTATTACCAGTTTGTGATTCAGGGCCCGCAGCAGGTAGCGGACGAACTGAAGCTGGCGCATTTAGCGCCGTCCGTGCGGCTGGTCAGCGATATTAAACCGTGGAAAGAGCAGAAGGTGGCGATTCTCAATGGTGCCCACACCGCGTTGGTGCCGGTCGCCTTTCTGGCCGGGCTGGATCACGTTGGTGAAGCGATGGCGGATGCGGAGATAGCAGGTTTCGTCGATCGCACGTTACGTGAGGAGATTATTCCCACACTTAATCTGCCGGAAAACGAGCTGCACGCCTTTGCTGATGCGGTACAGCGACGCTTCCGTAACCCTTTTATTCAGCATGCGCTGCTCGCCATTGCGCTAAATGGCATGACCAAGTTCCGCACCCGTTTACTGCCGCAGTTGCTGGCCTCGCATCAGCAGCACGGCATCTGGCCCGTGCGCCTGACCTTTGCGCTGGCGGCGTTGATCGCTTTTTATCGTGGCCAGCGTAACAGCGAGCACTATCCGTTGCAGGACGATGAGATCTGGCTGACGCGCTTTGCTCAGTGGTGGCCGGAATATGGCGATGATTTACCGGCTCTGGTGGCGCAGGTGCTGAGCCAGTCGGCGCACTGGGGCAGCGATCTGTCACAGATGCCAGGCTTAACAGAAGCCGTTAGTGAGCACTTACAAGCTATTGTCACGCAGGGAATGCGTGCCGCCGTGGCGCAACTGAGGTAA
- a CDS encoding DUF1090 domain-containing protein, translated as MKLRYIFCAGLLAISASSQAAETLCQQKEQNIKHEIDMARKHDNQRRVNGLERALTEVQANCSDSQLHAAHQERIKAQQDKVAERERELKEEQDDAKDQKKIAKRQQKLDEARQELTTLQAEPY; from the coding sequence ATGAAACTCCGCTATATTTTTTGTGCTGGCCTGCTCGCGATCTCAGCCTCATCTCAGGCAGCGGAAACGCTGTGTCAGCAGAAAGAGCAGAACATCAAACATGAGATCGACATGGCGCGTAAGCACGATAATCAGCGTCGCGTCAACGGACTAGAGCGAGCGCTCACGGAAGTGCAGGCGAACTGTTCAGACAGCCAGCTGCACGCCGCTCACCAGGAACGCATCAAAGCCCAGCAGGATAAAGTGGCCGAGCGCGAACGTGAGTTAAAAGAAGAGCAGGACGACGCCAAAGATCAGAAAAAAATAGCAAAACGTCAGCAAAAACTGGATGAAGCCCGGCAGGAGCTCACTACCCTGCAAGCTGAACCTTATTAA
- the exuR gene encoding transcriptional regulator ExuR, with product MELNESRRLYQQLAAELKRRLETGVYQIGEKLPAERLIADEMAVSRTVVREAIIMLEVEGYVEVRKGSGIHVVATQQQNRITTSSQLEFATFGPFELLQARQLIESNVAEFAATQITRQDIMQLIDIQEQARKEDHFRDSEWDMQFHVKIALSTQNTALAAIVEKMWLHRLHNPYWLKLHEHIDDRSILSWCGDHDQILKALMRKDPAASKLAMWQHLENTKQMLFNATADDFEFNVDRYMFAENPVILLDKMPENR from the coding sequence ATGGAACTGAACGAATCAAGACGTCTTTATCAGCAACTCGCCGCTGAGCTTAAGCGCCGCCTCGAAACCGGCGTTTATCAAATTGGTGAAAAGCTGCCTGCTGAGCGCCTGATCGCTGATGAAATGGCCGTGAGCCGCACCGTTGTCCGTGAAGCAATTATTATGCTGGAAGTGGAAGGCTACGTTGAAGTGCGCAAAGGCTCCGGCATTCACGTGGTTGCCACGCAGCAGCAAAACCGCATTACCACCTCCAGCCAGTTAGAGTTTGCCACTTTTGGTCCGTTTGAATTGCTACAGGCGCGTCAGCTGATCGAAAGCAACGTGGCTGAATTTGCCGCTACGCAGATTACCCGTCAGGATATTATGCAACTGATTGATATTCAGGAGCAGGCGCGCAAAGAAGACCACTTTCGCGATTCCGAATGGGATATGCAGTTTCATGTCAAAATCGCCCTTTCGACGCAAAATACCGCGCTGGCCGCTATTGTGGAAAAAATGTGGCTGCATCGCCTGCATAATCCCTACTGGTTAAAACTGCATGAGCACATCGATGATCGCTCTATTCTGAGCTGGTGCGGAGATCACGACCAGATACTTAAAGCGCTGATGCGTAAAGATCCCGCCGCCAGCAAACTGGCGATGTGGCAGCACCTGGAAAACACCAAGCAGATGCTGTTTAACGCTACTGCAGACGACTTCGAGTTTAATGTTGATCGTTACATGTTTGCCGAAAATCCGGTGATCCTGCTGGATAAAATGCCGGAAAATCGCTGA
- the mzrA gene encoding EnvZ/OmpR regulon moderator MzrA: MNPLRSSRRRWLPWMLAALLAILTISVLTPLMHSESGLQIRVARQNGTLPDGFYLYQQLNAQGIQIKSITPDRDALIIKFDSAEQSLAAQKVLRQLLPGGFTVAHLHDGETAHQLALSSRAGSDSSLS, from the coding sequence ATGAACCCGCTTCGCTCTTCCCGCCGCCGCTGGCTGCCGTGGATGCTGGCCGCCCTGCTTGCGATACTGACCATCAGTGTGCTTACCCCGCTGATGCACAGTGAAAGCGGCCTGCAAATTCGTGTGGCTCGCCAGAATGGCACCTTGCCGGATGGTTTTTACCTTTATCAGCAGCTGAATGCCCAGGGGATTCAGATTAAAAGCATCACGCCCGATCGCGATGCGTTGATCATCAAATTTGATTCCGCCGAACAGAGTCTGGCCGCGCAAAAAGTGTTGCGCCAGCTGCTGCCGGGCGGCTTTACCGTTGCTCATCTGCATGATGGCGAGACCGCCCATCAGCTCGCGCTGTCGAGCCGGGCAGGTTCCGATTCATCGCTGAGTTAG
- a CDS encoding MFS transporter: MRKIKGLRWYMIGLVTIGTILGYLTRNAIAVAAPTLESQLHITTQQYSYIVAAYSACYTVMQPVAGYVLDILGTKIGYAVFAIAWALFCAATALAGSWGGLALARGAVGAAEAAMIPAGLKASSEWFPAKERSIAVGYFNVGSSIGAMLAPPLVVWAIVAHSWEMAFIITGVLSMIWAICWLIFYKHPKKQPHLSNDERDYILAGQEAHHQLGNAKKMSARQILRNRQFWGIALPRFLAEPAWGTFNAWIPLFMFKVYGFNLKEIALFAWMPMLFADLGCIVGGYLPPLFQRWFGVNLIVSRKLVVTMGAVLMIAPGTIGLFTSPYVAIGLLCVGGFAHQALSGSLITLSSDVFGRNEVATANGLTGMAAWTASTMFALVVGALADTLGFSPLFAALAVFDLLGAVAIWTILQNKTATELTAEEKPLNAAPLQS; the protein is encoded by the coding sequence ATGCGTAAGATCAAAGGGCTTCGCTGGTACATGATTGGGCTGGTCACCATCGGCACGATTCTCGGCTATCTGACCCGCAACGCGATTGCCGTGGCGGCGCCCACGCTGGAATCCCAGCTGCACATAACTACTCAACAATATTCCTATATCGTTGCCGCCTATTCAGCCTGTTATACCGTGATGCAGCCGGTGGCAGGCTATGTGCTGGATATTCTCGGCACCAAGATTGGCTATGCGGTATTTGCTATCGCCTGGGCACTCTTCTGTGCGGCGACGGCGCTGGCGGGCAGCTGGGGCGGGCTTGCACTGGCACGCGGCGCGGTGGGCGCGGCCGAAGCGGCCATGATTCCGGCGGGGCTGAAGGCCAGCAGCGAATGGTTTCCGGCAAAAGAACGCTCGATTGCCGTGGGCTACTTTAACGTCGGCTCATCAATTGGCGCGATGCTGGCGCCGCCGCTGGTGGTCTGGGCCATTGTTGCGCACAGCTGGGAGATGGCGTTTATCATCACCGGCGTGTTGAGCATGATCTGGGCCATCTGCTGGCTAATTTTTTACAAGCATCCGAAAAAGCAGCCGCATCTTAGCAATGATGAACGTGATTACATTCTGGCTGGTCAGGAAGCGCACCATCAGCTCGGCAATGCTAAAAAGATGTCCGCCCGGCAGATTCTTCGTAATCGCCAGTTTTGGGGCATCGCCCTGCCGCGTTTTCTGGCTGAACCCGCGTGGGGCACCTTTAACGCATGGATCCCGCTGTTTATGTTCAAGGTTTACGGCTTTAACCTGAAGGAGATTGCGCTGTTTGCGTGGATGCCGATGCTGTTTGCCGATCTCGGCTGCATCGTTGGCGGTTATCTGCCACCGCTGTTTCAGCGCTGGTTCGGTGTTAACCTGATTGTCTCACGTAAATTAGTGGTCACTATGGGCGCGGTACTGATGATTGCTCCGGGCACTATCGGCTTATTCACCAGTCCTTATGTGGCAATCGGCCTGCTGTGCGTCGGCGGCTTTGCTCATCAGGCGCTGTCAGGCTCGCTAATTACCCTCTCTTCGGATGTGTTTGGCCGTAATGAAGTGGCTACCGCCAATGGGCTGACCGGGATGGCAGCATGGACCGCCAGCACGATGTTCGCTCTGGTGGTGGGTGCCCTCGCCGATACGCTGGGCTTCAGCCCGCTGTTTGCCGCGCTGGCGGTGTTTGATCTGCTGGGTGCCGTGGCGATCTGGACCATACTGCAAAACAAAACCGCGACCGAACTGACCGCTGAAGAAAAGCCCCTCAACGCTGCCCCGCTGCAAAGCTAA